In Astatotilapia calliptera chromosome 16, fAstCal1.2, whole genome shotgun sequence, one genomic interval encodes:
- the LOC113007899 gene encoding lactase-phlorizin hydrolase-like, translating to MKKLLWVFSLYIFCLCSCQSSEVNGREDFMFLAGPLTKQLVRSSDRSINDAFDCSHPVPPGSKQYFEYLQSRGVTHFKVLLSWAQLLPTGHPSQPQQAVVRCYQTLLKQLLEAGLQPLVILQGWTVPESLQSRYGGWESQELAQMFQQYAEFAFQEFAPLAHSWLTLDGVWHDGQPAHAPSFLQNILQLNKNIYQMYHQRFPDKGRRLSLGLKTKDVASLSDIKASTSMDFLSVHIDYNCAISSEFENELRNLQILSRNLPILIYEMSAHDCSPSDYQLLGDFLNGLMDNGLNIVGCDMKDMLGKLDTEDALVNHGISHHTRMTGLRNSYQTVWDKFKSQTTAERDLFLQESFPSGFQWATSSVSFKTEGGWSEGGKGETIWDRFGHEGLAFANQTADLACDSYRKVDYDVYLLRGLQVDTYQFSISWARIFPTGYRQSQSEKGAQYYDQLINALVASGIQPIVTLYHWDLPQALQNYGGWTNASIVEAFKDYADFCFSRFGDRVKIWNTFNSPWVVSHAGYGTGVHAPGVKDYVESSYQVTHNILKSHAEAWHVYNDNYRKTQGGKVGIALNSDWAEPSDPAKPEDVAAADRYLQFMLGWFAHPIFVDGDYPAILKDQVEQKKTACPDSVPAKLPVFTPTESKRILGTADFFGLNHYTSRLVSNSDGGCTPGPDGVGDFHATVDPTWSSTASDWIYPVPWGLRRLLNYIATEYLSANKLPVYITGNGMPTDYSVDSLTDTSRMDYMRSYINEALKATLTDGVDVQRFTVQSLMDGFEANQGYSQRFGLHYVNFEVGSRPRTPKQSAYLYAEIIEQNGFSSQKSKKFKAAERPLTRRLAALPPSEVPSQAKVVWEKFSSQSNFDRQMYHYGTFPEGFSWGISSSAYQIEGGWNADGKGPSIWDTFTQTTNTIPDNANGNVACDSYNRLNEDLYMLRALRVKSYRFSLSWSRIFPDGTRKSLNQKGVDYYNRLIDGLIAYNIEPMVTLYHWDLPEALQKVNGWESAEMIDIFNDYCDFCFATFGDRVKFWITINQPQTIAWSGYGLGNMPPNVVDPGYRPYIVAHNLIKAHAKAYHTYDDKYRQLQGGLISIALNADWFEPADVNVVREVVTADRAMQFQLGWFAHPIFKNGDYPDALKWQVGNKSEIQSLPQSRLPSFTEEEKNFIKGTADVFCVNHYTTRVVSYFTAALQPHSYEWDRDMRESEEPSSPTTAIPNQKAVAWGLRRLLNWIKEEYGDPEIYITENGAAVEWDDFERVMFYKTYIDEALKANNLDGVRLRGYTATAFMDSFEWLHGYKFLFGLHHVDFTNPDRPRTPKYSAHYYYNIIKDNGFPLPDDEKMLYGHFREDFMWSSASASYQIEGGWRADGKGLSIWDKFAHSPSKILNDDNGDIACDSYNKIEEDVAILKQLKVSHYRFSLSWSRVLPDGTINNINEAGINYYQRLLDALHAANIQPQVTLYHWDLPQAIEDYGGFLNENFIKLFRDYADLMFDRLGDKVKIWITFNEPIMTANHGYGFGSFAPGISSGPDTLPYIVGHNLIKAHAEAWHLYNDKYRAKQNGIISITVNSDWSEPRNPYRQEDYDAARRVVEFYLGWFAHPIFNGDYSEIMKKRIRDRSLAAGLPQSRLPEFTPEEIKRIKGTHDFFGLNHYTSVLAFPVDHGDAQSIEADKGAMGVSDRTWLDTGSSWLKIAPFGIRRLLNFIKNEYGNPPIVITENGVSERGTVDLNDVHRIYYYDQYINEVLKAYLLDGVDVRGYTAWSLMDNLEWTAGFSERFGLFYVNRTDPNLPRVPKSSVNFYTKMIKCNGFPDPESGHECLNP from the exons ATGAAGAAGCTGTTGTGGGTCTTTAGTCTGTACATTTTTTGTCTCTGTAGTTGTCAGAGCAGTGAGGTAAATGGAAGAGAGGACTTCATGTTTCTTGCAGGGCCTCTGACAAAGCAGTTGGTCAGAAGCTCAGACAGAAGCATAAATGATGCCTTTGACTGCAGTCATCCCGTTCCTCCTGGCTCTAAGCAGTACTTTGAGTACCTGCAGAGCAGAGGGGTGACCCACTTCAAAGTACTGCTGTCATGGGCTCAACTTCTTCCTACAGGCCACCCCAGCCAGCCCCAGCAGGCTGTGGTTAGATGTTACCAGACCCTGCTGAAACAGCTGCTGGAAGCAGGTCTTCAGCCTCTGGTCATCCTTCAAGGATGGACAGTTCCAGAGTCTCTGCAATCAAGGTATGGAGGCTGGGAGAGCCAGGAGCTGGCACAGATGTTTCAGCAGTATGCAGAGTTTGCCTTCCAAGAGTTTGCACCACTTGCACACTCATGGTTGACACTGGATGGTGTTTGGCATGACGGGCAGCCTGCACATGCTCCCAGTTTTCTGCAGAACATCCTTCAACTAAACAAGAACATTTACCAGATGTACCATCAGCGCTTTCCTGACAAAG GTAGACGTCTGTCACTTGGACTGAAAACTAAAGATGTGGCTTCTCTCTCCGACATTAAAGCTTCAACAAGt ATGGATTTCTTGTCAGTGCACATTgactacaactgtgccatctcTTCAGAGTTTGAAAATGAACTGAGGAACTTACAG ATTTTGAGCAGGAACTTGCCTATCCTGATTTACGAGATGAGTGCTCATGATTGTTCTCCCAGTGATTACCAGCTTCTTGGAGATTTCCTAAATG GCTTGATGGACAATGGCCTGAATATTGTGGGATGTGACATGAAGGACATGTTAGGCAAACTGGACACGGAAGATGCTCTTGTCAA CCATGGCATTTCACACCACACCAGGATGACAGGGTTAAGAAACAGTTATCAGACTGTGTGGGATAAATTTAAGTCCCAGACCACAGCAGAACGAGATCTTTTCCTTCAGGAATCATTCCCCTCTGGCTTCCAGTGGGCCACCTCCAGCGTATCCTTTAAGACTGAAGGTGGCTGGTCAGAAGGTGGGAAAGGAGAGACTATTTGGGACCGGTTTGGTCATGAGGGATTGGCCTTTGCAAATCAGACAGCTGACCTAGCTTGCGACAGTTACCGTAAGGTAGATTATGATGTCTACCTTCTGCGAGGTCTTCAGGTCGACACCTACCAGTTTTCCATCTCTTGGGCCCGTATTTTCCCCACAGGGTACCGAcagagccaatcagaaaaagGAGCTCAATACTATGACCAGCTGATAAATGCTCTTGTTGCATCTGGCATACAACCCATTGTCACTCTGTACCACTGGGATCTGCCTCAAGCACTCCAGAATTATGGTGGATGGACCAATGCCTCCATTGTAGAGGCCTTCAAAGACTATGCAGACTTCTGCTTCTCCAGGTTTGGAGACAGAGTCAAGATCTGGAACACATTCAATAGTCCCTGGGTAGTGAGCCATGCCGGGTATGGTACTGGTGTGCATGCCCCAGGAGTAAAGGACTATGTGGAATCTTCCTATCAG GTCACTCACAATATTCTCAAGTCCCATGCCGAGGCCTGGCATGTCTATAATGAcaattacagaaaaacacaaggagGAAAAGTGGGCATTGCCTTGAACTCTGACTGGGCTGAGCCCAGTGACCCTGCCAAACCTGAAGACGTAGCAGCTGCAGACCGTTACCTGCAGTTTATGCTGGGCTGGTTTGCACATCCCATATTTGTAGACGGAGATTATCCTGCAATACTCAAAGATCAGGTGGAACAGAAGAAAACCGCATGCCCTGACTCTGTACCAGCAAAGCTCCCAGTTTTCACTCCCACAGAGAGCAAGAGGATACTTGGTACTGCTGACTTTTTTGGTTTAAATCACTATACTTCTCGGCTGGTCAGCAACAGTGATGGTGGGTGCACCCCTGGTCCTGACGGTGTGGGTGACTTCCATGCAACTGTGGACCCCACATGGAGTTCCACAGCTTCTGACTGGATCTATCCTGTTCCTTGGGGACTTAGAAGGCTCCTGAACTACATTGCAACAGAATACCTGAGTGCTAACAAATTACCTGTATACATAACAGGAAATGGGATGCCAACAGATTACAGTGTTGACAGTCTCACTGACACCAGCAGAATGGACTACATGAGAAGTTACATCAATGAGGCCCTGAAAG CAACACTCACAGATGGAGTGGATGTGCAGCGATTCACAGTGCAGTCACTCATGGATGGATTTGAGGCAAACCAAGGCTACAGTCAAAGATTTGGTCTTCACTATGTCAACTTTGAAGTGGGATCCAGaccaaggaccccaaagcaatCTGCATATTTGTACGCTGAGATTATCGAGCAAAACGGCTTCAGTTCACAAAAAAGTAAGAAGTTTAAAGCTGCAGAAAGGCCATTAACTCGACGTTTAGCTGCTTTACCACCCTCAGAAGTTCCATCTCAGGCAAAGGTAGTTTGGGAGAAATTCTCTTCACAGTCAAACTTTGATAGACAAATGTACCATTATGGCACTTTTCCTGAAGGCTTCAGTTGGGGAATTTCTTCGTCGGCCTACCAAATTGAAGGTGGCTGGAATGCTGATGGCAAAGGTCCTAGTATATGGGATACATTCACTCAGACAACTAACACTATTCCTGATAACGCAAACGGCAATGTAGCCTGTGACAGTTACAACAGACTTAATGAAGATCTCTACATGCTGCGGGCTCTGAGGGTGAAGTCATACAGATTCTCTTTGTCCTGGTCCAGGATCTTTCCTGATGGCACACGTAAGTCCCTCAACCAGAAAGGTGTTGACTACTACAACAGACTCATTGATGGTCTTATAGCGTACAATATCGAACCCATGGTAACACTGTACCACTGGGACCTTCCTGAAGCTTTGCAAAAGGTCAATGGCTGGGAAAGTGCAGAGATGAtagacatttttaatgactaTTGCGACTTCTGCTTTGCTACATTTGGTGACAGAGTGAAATTCTGGATAACCATTAACCAGCCTCAGACAATTGCATGGTCTGGATATGGACTTGGAAATATGCCACCAAATGTTGTGGACCCAGGATATAGACCATACATAGTTGCACACAACCTCATTAAAGCCCATGCCAAGGCCTACCATACATATGATGATAAATATCGTCAGTTGCAGGGTGGTCTAATCTCCATAGCCCTCAACGCTGATTGGTTTGAACCTGCTGATGTCAACGTAGTCCGTGAAGTGGTGACTGCTGACCGGGCGATGCAGTTCCAACTGGGATGGTTTGCACATCCTATTTTTAAGAATGGTGACTATCCTGATGCACTGAAGTGGCAAGTTGGGAACAAAAGTGAAATCCAAAGTCTTCCACAGTCAAGACTTCCTTCctttactgaagaagaaaagaacttCATCAAGGGAACTGCTGACGTATTCTGTGTAAATCATTACACTACAAGGGTAGTGAGCTACTTTACAGCTGCACTTCAGCCTCACTCCTATGAATGGGACCGAGACATGAGAGAATCCGAGGAACCCAGTTCACCAACTACAGCCATTCCTAACCAAAAAGCTGTGGCCTGGGGCTTGAGGAGACTCCTCAACTGGATCAAGGAGGAGTATGGTGATCCAGAGATTTATATTACTGAGAATGGAGCAGCAGTAGAATGGGATGACTTTGAAAGAGTAATGTTCTACAAGACCTATATCGATGAGGCTCTCAAAG CCAATAACCTTGATGGTGTGCGGTTGCGAGGATACACAGCAACAGCTTTTATGGATTCTTTTGAGTGGCTGCACGGGTACAAATTTCTATTTGGGCTGCACCACGTGGACTTCACAAACCCAGACCGTCCAAGAACACCAAAGTACTCAGCTCATTACTATTACAACATCATAAAGGATAATGGTTTCCCCTTGCCAGATGATGAGAAGATGCTTTATGGTCACTTCCGAGAGGATTTCATGTGGAGTTCTGCTTCAGCATCATACCAA ATTGAAGGAGGATGGAGGGCAGATGGAAAAGGTCTAAGCATCTGGGACAAGTTCGCTCACAGTCCTTCCAAAATATTAAATGATGACAATGGGGACATAGCCTGTGACAGTTACAATAAAATAGAAGAGGATGTTGCGATATTAAAGCAGCTGAAAGTCAGCCATTATCGTTTCTCCTTATCCTGGTCAAGAGTCCTTCCTGATGGCACCATTAATAACATTAACGAGGCTGGAATCAACTACTACCAAAGACTTTTGGACGCACTGCATGCTGCAAATATCCAGCCACAG GTTACTCTGTACCACTGGGACCTGCCACAAGCTATAGAGGATTATGGAGGCTTTTTGAATGAGAACTTTATTAAGCTTTTCAGGGACTATGCTGACCTCATGTTTGACCGTCTTGGTGACAAGGTGAAAATTTGGATCACCTTTAATGAACCAATCATGACAGCCAACCATGGATATGGCTTTGGAAGCTTTGCCCCAG GAATCAGTTCAGGACCAGACACTCTGCCCTACATTGTTGGTCACAACCTGATTAAAGCTCATGCCGAGGCCTGGCATCTCTACAATGACAAGTACAGGGCCAAACAGAACGGCATAATCTCCATCACTGTCAACTCTGACTGGTCTGAACCCAGAAATCCTTATAGGCAGGAGGACTATGACGCTGCAAGACGTGTGGTGGAG TTCTACCTTGGCTGGTTTGCCCATCCCATATTTAATGGTGACTACAGTGAAATTATGAAGAAAAGAATACGTGACCGAAGTCTAGCTGCTGGTCTACCACAGTCTCG GTTGCCTGAGTTCACTCCAGAGGAGATTAAGAGAATTAAGGGCACTCATGACTTCTTTGGACTAAACCATTACACATCTGTGCTGGCATTCCCTGTGGACCACGGAGATGCTCAAAGCATTGAGGCAGATAA GGGTGCCATGGGAGTTTCTGATCGTACCTGGCTGGATACAGGCTCCTCCTGGCTGAAGATCGCACCATTTGGTATCCGCAGATTGCTGAACTTCATTAAGAATGAATATGGAAATCCACCAATTGTAATCACTGAGAATGGAGTTTCAGAGCGGGGGACTGTTGATCTAAATGATGTTCACAGGATTTACTACTATGACCAATACATCAACGAGGTGTTGAAAG ctTACTTGCTTGATGGTGTGGATGTGCGTGGTTACACAGCATGGTCACTGATGGACAACCTAGAGTGGACTGCTGGCTTCTCAGAGAGATTTGGTCTGTTCTACGTTAATCGCACAGACCCTAATCTTCCTCGAGTGCCTAAGAGCTCTGTTAACTTCTACACCAAAATGATTAAGTGCAACGGATTCCCCGACCCTGAATCAGGACATGAGTGCCTGAACCCATAG